In Haloterrigena turkmenica DSM 5511, a single genomic region encodes these proteins:
- a CDS encoding ABC transporter ATP-binding protein — MARVTVDALRKEYDTGSVVAVNDLSLEIEDGEFVTVVGPSGCGKTTTLRMLAGLEEPTAGRILIGGEDVTDVHAKNRDVAMVFQNYALYPHKTVFENMEFGLRMSTDLSESEREARVVETAEMMDIADLLEDKPDELSGGQKQRVALGRAIVREPDLFLFDEPLSNLDAKLRTSMRAEIQRLQNELGITAVYVTHDQHEAMTMGDRIVILDGGDLQQQGKPTDVYERPVNRFVGGFIGSPSMNFVDVAVEPDGDRLHLTDPDGEFAYDLSAAYVDRHADELESSRYTLGVRPENVTVADESAANAIATTIDVVEPVGSDNFLHLGVSDEFIARVDSDVRLEPGDQVTIAFDESDVHLFDAETGRNVLTRERDAPTVTT; from the coding sequence ATGGCACGGGTCACAGTCGACGCACTGCGGAAGGAATACGACACCGGATCAGTCGTCGCCGTCAACGACCTCTCCCTCGAGATCGAGGATGGCGAATTCGTGACCGTCGTCGGGCCGTCGGGCTGTGGCAAGACGACGACGCTGCGGATGCTGGCGGGCCTCGAGGAGCCCACCGCCGGACGCATTCTGATCGGCGGTGAGGACGTCACGGACGTCCACGCGAAAAACCGGGACGTCGCGATGGTGTTCCAAAACTACGCGCTGTATCCTCACAAGACCGTCTTCGAGAACATGGAATTCGGGCTCCGGATGAGCACCGATCTGAGCGAGTCCGAGCGCGAAGCGCGGGTCGTCGAGACGGCAGAGATGATGGACATCGCGGACCTCCTCGAGGACAAGCCCGACGAGCTCTCCGGCGGCCAGAAACAGCGCGTCGCCCTCGGACGCGCGATCGTCAGGGAGCCCGACCTGTTCCTGTTCGACGAACCGCTCAGCAACCTCGACGCCAAGCTCCGGACGAGCATGCGCGCGGAGATCCAGCGGCTCCAGAACGAACTCGGGATCACGGCCGTCTACGTCACGCACGACCAGCACGAGGCGATGACGATGGGCGATCGGATCGTCATCCTCGACGGCGGCGACCTCCAGCAACAGGGGAAGCCGACCGACGTCTACGAGCGGCCGGTCAACAGGTTCGTCGGCGGCTTCATCGGCTCGCCGTCAATGAACTTCGTCGACGTCGCCGTCGAACCCGACGGCGATCGACTGCACCTGACCGATCCCGACGGCGAGTTCGCGTACGACCTCTCGGCGGCGTACGTCGACCGTCACGCGGACGAGCTCGAGTCGAGTCGGTACACGCTCGGCGTCCGGCCGGAGAACGTCACCGTCGCCGACGAAAGCGCGGCCAACGCGATCGCGACCACCATCGACGTCGTCGAACCCGTCGGCTCCGACAACTTCCTGCACCTCGGTGTGAGCGACGAGTTCATCGCCCGCGTCGACTCGGACGTGCGCCTCGAGCCGGGCGATCAGGTGACGATCGCGTTCGACGAGTCGGACGTCCACCTGTTCGACGCCGAAACGGGTCGAAACGTCCTCACCCGCGAACGCGACGCGCCGACCGTCACGACCTGA